A single region of the Salarchaeum japonicum genome encodes:
- a CDS encoding ABC transporter substrate-binding protein, protein MVNEGSQNNDGRCSGNEPEGDRNIVSDVRANADRRTFLKGTGAVGLAASAGCLGGSSSGDAPSGTFTVGVLTSHTGTENPIGNSIARSAELAAEELNADGGVLGNDVEVSVKTTNEQPQRGKTKYEELTVSEDVDFTTGVFTSEVLLNIMDSIASQQKVHMTAGAATPEASTMLTEDYEQYKYWFRTGPVNAHFLGANMVDFAEANFSDMGWDSVYVLTEDYTWTEPVDEVLRNQLADAGVEVAGMKRYAGETSDFSTIYDQVEASGADAAFVAMAHSGSTAIVQYAKQQRPFAFGGIHVPMQLPSYWSLVNGACAYGITQNTATPESEITEKTVPYAEAYNEKVGKYPVYTGYIAYDAVKQYAAAAESADSRNPDDIVSELESSSFTGTAGTLRYYGQDEEYPHDIVYDETGENGVNPLWLQWKPNEDGDGGSQTAIYPDNLASGSYESPPWV, encoded by the coding sequence ATGGTTAACGAAGGTAGTCAGAACAACGATGGGCGTTGTTCTGGTAACGAACCGGAGGGGGATCGAAACATCGTTAGCGATGTCAGGGCGAACGCGGATCGGCGGACGTTCCTCAAGGGAACGGGCGCGGTCGGCCTCGCGGCGTCCGCTGGCTGTCTCGGGGGCAGCAGCAGCGGCGACGCGCCGAGCGGTACGTTCACGGTCGGCGTCCTCACCTCGCACACGGGCACGGAGAACCCCATCGGGAACTCCATCGCGCGCTCCGCCGAACTCGCCGCGGAGGAGCTGAACGCGGACGGCGGCGTCCTCGGGAACGACGTGGAGGTGTCCGTGAAGACGACGAACGAACAACCGCAGCGCGGGAAGACGAAGTACGAGGAACTCACGGTCAGCGAGGACGTGGACTTCACGACCGGCGTGTTCACGAGCGAAGTCCTCCTGAACATCATGGACAGCATCGCCAGCCAGCAGAAAGTCCACATGACCGCGGGCGCGGCGACCCCCGAGGCATCCACGATGCTGACCGAGGACTACGAGCAGTACAAGTACTGGTTCCGCACCGGCCCCGTGAACGCGCACTTCCTCGGCGCGAACATGGTGGACTTCGCGGAGGCGAACTTCTCCGACATGGGCTGGGACTCCGTCTACGTCCTCACCGAGGACTACACGTGGACCGAACCCGTGGACGAAGTTCTCCGGAACCAGCTCGCGGACGCCGGCGTCGAAGTCGCGGGCATGAAGCGGTACGCGGGCGAGACGAGCGACTTCTCCACCATCTACGACCAGGTGGAGGCGTCCGGCGCGGACGCCGCGTTCGTCGCGATGGCGCACTCCGGTAGCACCGCCATCGTCCAGTACGCGAAACAGCAGCGGCCGTTCGCGTTCGGCGGCATCCACGTGCCGATGCAACTCCCCTCGTACTGGAGTCTCGTCAACGGCGCGTGCGCGTACGGCATCACGCAGAACACCGCGACTCCGGAGTCCGAAATCACGGAGAAGACGGTTCCCTACGCGGAAGCGTACAACGAGAAAGTCGGGAAGTATCCCGTCTACACGGGCTACATCGCGTACGACGCCGTGAAGCAGTACGCCGCCGCGGCCGAGAGCGCGGACTCCCGGAACCCCGACGACATCGTCTCGGAACTGGAGAGTTCGAGCTTCACCGGCACCGCGGGCACCCTCCGGTACTACGGCCAGGACGAGGAGTACCCGCACGACATCGTGTACGACGAGACCGGGGAGAACGGCGTGAACCCGCTCTGGCTCCAGTGGAAGCCGAACGAGGACGGCGACGGCGGCAGTCAGACGGCGATCTACCCGGACAACCTCGCGTCGGGGTCGTACGAGAGTCCGCCCTGGGTGTAA
- a CDS encoding DUF7503 family protein, producing MSESNQGKIASFLTDNPRMIGVLFTMTLLLAQTGAVSAGNVAINGP from the coding sequence ATGTCCGAAAGCAACCAGGGCAAGATCGCATCGTTCCTCACTGACAACCCCCGCATGATCGGCGTCCTCTTCACGATGACGCTCCTCCTCGCCCAGACGGGCGCAGTCTCCGCCGGCAACGTCGCCATCAACGGCCCCTAA
- a CDS encoding threonine synthase produces the protein MPDLVCDACGNTYPAGDRQHCDCGETLWYELATDFAWPAESGSLWAYGDLLPASDPVGIERAAGGTPLVRAPRLDDYAGCRIRVKDESANPTGSFKDRGTAVATAALRERGADAIGTVSHGNMAMSTAAHAASAGMDAVVLVPDDIPEERLGHIARYDPELYAVSGDYGRLYEASFSLAPTFVNSDSPLRVAGQKTTVAELLHQFDGAPDAVVVPVSSGGHASGTWKAVRELHAAGALDSVPELHFVQAAACDPIARAYRNGDDTVTPVADGGGETVAYSIANANPPSGNRVLRAARDTGGSVLSVDDDAIRDAQRALATHAGLAVEAASATSLAAVRELTAEGRLDASDDVAVVATGTGFRERPPTPDTVHRVTQGELREQF, from the coding sequence ATGCCCGACCTCGTCTGCGACGCCTGCGGGAACACGTACCCCGCGGGCGACCGCCAGCACTGCGACTGCGGGGAGACGCTCTGGTACGAACTCGCGACCGACTTCGCGTGGCCCGCCGAATCGGGAAGCCTCTGGGCCTACGGCGACCTCCTGCCCGCGAGCGACCCCGTGGGAATCGAGCGCGCGGCCGGCGGCACGCCGCTCGTGCGCGCGCCCCGCCTCGACGACTACGCCGGCTGTCGAATCCGAGTGAAGGACGAGTCCGCGAATCCGACCGGGTCGTTCAAAGACCGCGGAACGGCGGTCGCCACGGCCGCGCTCCGCGAACGCGGCGCGGACGCAATCGGCACCGTCAGTCACGGGAACATGGCGATGAGCACCGCCGCGCACGCCGCGAGCGCCGGCATGGACGCCGTCGTGCTCGTCCCCGACGACATCCCCGAGGAACGCCTCGGCCACATCGCGCGCTACGACCCCGAACTGTACGCCGTCTCGGGCGACTACGGCCGGCTCTACGAGGCCTCGTTCTCGCTCGCGCCGACGTTCGTCAACTCCGACTCCCCGCTTCGCGTCGCCGGCCAGAAGACCACCGTCGCCGAACTCCTCCACCAGTTCGACGGCGCGCCGGACGCCGTCGTCGTCCCCGTCTCCTCCGGCGGACACGCGAGCGGCACGTGGAAGGCCGTCCGCGAACTCCACGCCGCCGGCGCGCTCGACAGCGTCCCGGAACTCCACTTCGTGCAGGCCGCCGCCTGCGACCCAATCGCGCGCGCCTACCGGAACGGCGACGACACCGTCACTCCCGTCGCGGACGGCGGCGGCGAGACCGTCGCGTACTCCATCGCGAACGCGAACCCGCCGAGCGGGAACCGGGTGCTTCGCGCCGCCCGCGACACCGGCGGGAGCGTGCTGTCCGTGGACGACGACGCCATCCGCGACGCCCAGCGCGCGCTCGCGACGCACGCCGGACTCGCAGTCGAGGCCGCGTCAGCAACGTCGCTCGCCGCCGTCCGCGAGCTCACGGCCGAGGGCCGTCTCGACGCGTCCGACGACGTGGCCGTCGTCGCCACCGGAACGGGCTTCCGCGAGCGCCCGCCGACCCCCGACACCGTCCACCGGGTGACGCAGGGCGAGTTGCGAGAGCAGTTCTAG
- a CDS encoding branched-chain amino acid ABC transporter permease gives MALPLTDVVANAVMMSALYALVAIGFTLIFGVGGVLNLAHGATVTIGAFSAYYVSEVFGYSIWVGALAALLVPALFSAALYRGMIRRVEDDPITVMILTLVTAIAVEEIIKTVFGTQPAVISSLLTGQVSIAGGIQANNLLVFGLSWVIIGLLFFAINYTKTGKAILATSMSTKGASLVGIESDRMYLYTWVLAGAFAGLAGLFLGSIQTASWSMGRSPLVLSFSIVVLGGIGSIRGSVIGAYIIGFLETFTMSYVDSSLSGLASLVVLVLILLAKPEGLFGREFTE, from the coding sequence ATGGCGCTGCCACTGACCGACGTCGTCGCGAACGCCGTGATGATGAGCGCGCTGTACGCGCTCGTCGCCATCGGCTTCACCCTCATCTTCGGGGTGGGCGGCGTCCTCAACCTCGCGCACGGCGCGACCGTCACCATCGGCGCGTTCAGCGCGTACTACGTCTCGGAAGTGTTCGGGTACAGCATCTGGGTGGGCGCGCTCGCCGCGCTCCTCGTGCCCGCACTGTTCAGCGCGGCGCTCTACCGGGGGATGATTCGGCGCGTCGAGGACGACCCGATAACGGTGATGATTCTCACGCTCGTCACCGCCATCGCCGTCGAGGAGATCATCAAGACCGTGTTCGGCACCCAGCCCGCGGTCATCTCCTCCCTGCTCACAGGACAGGTGTCCATCGCGGGCGGCATCCAGGCGAACAACCTCCTCGTGTTCGGGCTGTCCTGGGTCATCATCGGCCTCCTGTTCTTCGCCATCAACTACACGAAGACGGGGAAGGCCATCCTCGCGACGAGCATGTCCACGAAGGGCGCGTCCCTCGTCGGCATCGAGAGCGACCGCATGTACCTCTACACGTGGGTGCTCGCGGGCGCGTTCGCCGGCCTCGCCGGCCTCTTCCTCGGGTCGATTCAGACCGCGTCCTGGAGCATGGGGCGTTCGCCGCTCGTGCTGTCGTTCAGCATCGTCGTGCTCGGCGGCATCGGCTCCATCCGCGGGAGCGTCATCGGCGCGTACATCATCGGCTTCCTGGAGACGTTCACGATGTCGTACGTGGACTCCTCGCTCAGCGGCCTCGCGTCGCTCGTGGTACTGGTCTTGATACTGCTCGCGAAACCCGAAGGCCTGTTCGGCCGTGAATTCACCGAGTGA
- a CDS encoding ABC transporter ATP-binding protein, translated as MILNIDDLSVSYGEVAALRGVSLGVEEGSIVSVIGPNGAGKSTLANTVTGFRPYGGSVTYDGTEVSSVDASDLVADGLIHCTEDRDLFGYMSVEDNLELGAYRHGDGEAERLEYVYDVFPTLEQRKNQNARTMSGGEQQMLAIGRALMGDPELLILDEPTLGLAPVILEDISEAIEEIRADGVTVLLCEQNVTFAMNHADHIYLLENGRIEKDGTPDDLRGDDYIRDAYLGG; from the coding sequence ATGATTCTGAACATCGACGACCTCTCCGTGTCGTACGGGGAGGTAGCGGCGCTCCGCGGCGTCAGCCTCGGCGTCGAGGAGGGGAGTATCGTGAGCGTCATCGGCCCGAACGGCGCGGGGAAGTCCACGCTCGCGAACACCGTGACGGGCTTCCGGCCGTACGGCGGGAGCGTCACGTACGACGGCACGGAAGTGTCGTCCGTGGACGCGAGCGACCTCGTCGCGGACGGCCTCATCCACTGCACGGAAGACCGCGACCTCTTCGGGTACATGAGCGTCGAGGACAACCTCGAACTCGGCGCGTACCGCCACGGCGACGGCGAGGCGGAGCGCCTGGAGTACGTCTACGACGTGTTCCCGACGCTCGAACAGCGCAAGAACCAGAACGCGCGCACGATGAGCGGCGGCGAGCAACAGATGCTCGCAATCGGCCGCGCGCTGATGGGCGACCCCGAGTTGCTCATCCTGGACGAGCCGACGCTCGGCCTCGCGCCCGTCATCCTCGAAGACATCTCGGAGGCCATCGAGGAGATTCGAGCGGACGGCGTCACCGTCCTGCTGTGCGAGCAGAACGTGACGTTCGCGATGAACCACGCCGACCACATCTACCTCCTGGAGAACGGCCGCATCGAGAAGGACGGCACGCCGGACGACCTCCGCGGCGACGACTACATCCGGGACGCCTACCTCGGCGGCTAA
- a CDS encoding DEAD/DEAH box helicase encodes MSEEFSLSAFYDALESVGSPVVTATDVATHRGEAQADASDGLDALVGEGVERRDVSADPVVYYPSDYAATAETERVVVFPEQREIVVDQPRQFTRARLSQFAHLADTTRDGAYRYRVRKEDVWSSPYESLDDILAAVREVTNRRSKPIEEFVEGQWRRAHQFTLRTHEEGYTVLEAASDDVMGNVARQKLDDSHLRAPISDDTSWVNAEKVSEVKRVLYEAGYPVRDERDLDGGTPLEIELRLELRDYQADWVARFERQGSGVLVGPPGSGKTVAGMGVMESVGGETLILVPSRELASQWRENLLEHTTLTPEQVGEYHGGRKELRSVTIATYQTAGMDRHRQLFDSREWGLILLDEAHHIPSPVFRRAANLQSKHRLGLSATPIREDDRETDIYTLVGPPIGTDWDALFDAGFVQEPEVEIRYVPWLSEDDRYEWASADGHERRKRAAANPAKVEEIRHLRAAHPEAKTLIFADYLDQGDRLADALNVPFVSGETPHPRRERLFAQFRSGERDALIVSRVGDEGIDLPDAELAIVASGLGGSRRQGAQRAGRTMRPAGRALVYVLATRGTEEEDHARRRTRHLSEKGVRVREADAQAVAFRD; translated from the coding sequence GTGTCAGAGGAGTTCTCGCTGTCCGCGTTCTACGACGCGCTCGAATCCGTCGGGAGTCCCGTCGTCACCGCGACCGACGTGGCGACCCACCGCGGGGAGGCGCAGGCCGACGCGAGCGACGGCCTCGACGCCCTCGTCGGGGAGGGCGTGGAGCGCCGGGACGTCTCCGCCGACCCGGTCGTCTACTACCCCTCGGATTACGCGGCGACCGCTGAGACGGAGCGTGTGGTCGTGTTCCCCGAGCAGCGCGAAATCGTGGTCGACCAGCCCCGGCAGTTCACGCGCGCCCGCCTCAGTCAGTTCGCGCACCTCGCGGACACGACGCGGGACGGCGCGTACCGGTATCGAGTCCGGAAGGAGGACGTGTGGAGTTCGCCCTACGAGTCCCTGGACGACATCCTCGCGGCGGTGCGGGAGGTGACGAACCGGCGCTCGAAACCCATCGAGGAGTTCGTGGAAGGCCAGTGGCGGCGCGCCCACCAGTTCACGCTCCGCACGCACGAGGAGGGCTATACCGTCCTGGAGGCGGCGTCTGACGACGTGATGGGGAACGTCGCCCGACAGAAGTTGGACGATTCGCACCTCCGCGCGCCCATCAGCGACGACACGTCCTGGGTGAACGCGGAGAAGGTCTCTGAGGTGAAGCGCGTCCTCTACGAGGCCGGGTATCCGGTGCGGGACGAGCGCGACCTCGACGGCGGAACGCCACTAGAAATCGAACTCCGCCTCGAATTGCGGGACTACCAGGCGGACTGGGTGGCGCGCTTCGAGCGCCAGGGGTCGGGCGTGCTCGTCGGCCCGCCGGGGAGCGGGAAGACCGTCGCGGGGATGGGCGTGATGGAGTCCGTGGGCGGCGAAACCCTCATCCTCGTTCCCTCCCGCGAATTGGCGTCGCAGTGGCGGGAGAACCTGCTCGAACACACCACGCTCACACCGGAGCAGGTCGGCGAGTACCACGGCGGACGGAAGGAACTGCGCTCCGTGACCATCGCGACCTACCAGACGGCGGGGATGGATCGGCATCGACAGCTGTTCGACTCCCGGGAGTGGGGGCTCATCCTCCTGGACGAAGCCCACCACATCCCGAGTCCGGTGTTCCGCCGCGCGGCGAACCTCCAGAGCAAGCACCGGCTGGGGTTGAGCGCGACGCCGATTCGGGAGGACGACCGGGAGACGGACATCTACACGCTCGTCGGGCCGCCCATCGGGACGGACTGGGACGCCTTGTTCGACGCGGGGTTCGTGCAGGAACCGGAGGTCGAGATTCGGTACGTGCCGTGGCTCTCCGAGGACGACCGATACGAGTGGGCGTCCGCGGACGGCCACGAGCGCCGGAAGCGCGCGGCCGCGAACCCCGCGAAGGTCGAGGAGATCCGCCACCTGCGCGCGGCGCACCCGGAGGCGAAGACGCTGATTTTCGCGGACTACCTCGACCAGGGCGACCGGCTGGCGGACGCGCTGAACGTGCCGTTCGTGAGCGGTGAGACGCCGCATCCGCGTCGGGAGCGGTTGTTCGCGCAGTTCCGGAGCGGGGAGCGGGACGCGCTCATCGTCTCTCGCGTGGGCGACGAGGGCATCGACCTGCCGGACGCCGAACTCGCCATCGTCGCGTCCGGATTGGGCGGGAGTCGGCGGCAGGGCGCACAGCGCGCGGGGCGGACGATGCGGCCCGCGGGCAGGGCGCTCGTCTACGTGCTCGCCACCCGCGGCACGGAAGAAGAAGACCACGCGCGGCGGCGGACGCGCCACCTCTCCGAGAAGGGCGTGCGGGTGCGGGAGGCGGACGCGCAGGCGGTCGCGTTCCGGGACTAG
- a CDS encoding CHAT domain-containing protein yields MVVAIHVRQADGTHVTQTDHFAFEELPAGEYVLDLAAPIKLYVRAAGPMTVRSDADTTVIDFDGETRVAVGARSFHDSPAGTVTTTDDPRDVMAAVNAFGHALKTQEPSRSYPTLRGHPPRLERGDELVIPPALKAPETDVRMAVPPRFEYIYPAVSLAYYLGARLVPGETPEIRTADGFTYSLDREAGYERTVARTLKQVFVLDCVARTEGYYEVPLFERAALEASLDISFPDAREASPTERLATYLSVPFEAVEPYCPTWKHTADVTPSADYLELLPYLVDELAVVRTPTDDAVASATEQAETVREFYRATDGGTNGGRYVRPAAADSVEQSWAGEGTPIGASKAMVEAYENRINRSLAAGDISITVVCNDADMVEERDMTHTVYGSRDQLPFDVRQHERLTKAELKEVLAAETDFLHYIGHIDEEGIECADGKLALDDIETTGVDAFFLNACSSYRAGSKLVEAGAIGGIVTLSDVLNNAAVTMGRTLARLLNVGYPLNVALETARNESYAGGQYVTVGDGGLGIVQPESNLPDLVEVTDVRDDTVDITYRTFLTRSFDLGTMMAPTIRNESMYYLAPVKDGLTYTLSVEELVEFVQQQTPIRFEGSLHWADTFDFSRLD; encoded by the coding sequence GTGGTGGTCGCGATTCACGTCCGGCAGGCGGACGGGACGCACGTCACGCAGACCGACCACTTCGCGTTCGAGGAACTGCCCGCGGGCGAGTACGTGCTCGACCTCGCGGCCCCGATAAAACTCTACGTGCGCGCGGCGGGGCCGATGACGGTTCGGTCGGACGCGGACACGACGGTCATCGACTTCGACGGGGAGACCCGGGTGGCGGTCGGGGCGCGGTCGTTCCACGATTCGCCGGCGGGGACGGTGACGACGACCGACGACCCCCGCGACGTGATGGCGGCGGTGAACGCGTTCGGACACGCGCTGAAGACCCAGGAGCCGTCGCGGTCGTACCCGACGCTCCGCGGCCACCCGCCCCGTCTCGAACGCGGGGACGAACTCGTGATTCCGCCCGCCCTGAAAGCCCCGGAGACGGACGTTCGGATGGCGGTTCCGCCGCGGTTCGAGTACATCTATCCGGCGGTGTCGCTCGCGTACTATCTCGGCGCGCGACTGGTGCCCGGCGAGACGCCGGAGATTCGAACCGCGGACGGGTTCACGTACTCGCTCGACCGCGAGGCCGGGTACGAGCGGACGGTCGCGCGCACGCTGAAGCAGGTGTTCGTGTTGGACTGCGTGGCGCGCACGGAGGGCTACTACGAGGTGCCGTTGTTCGAGCGCGCGGCGCTCGAAGCGTCCCTCGACATCTCGTTCCCGGACGCCCGGGAGGCGTCGCCGACGGAGCGCCTCGCCACGTACCTCTCGGTGCCGTTCGAGGCCGTGGAGCCGTACTGTCCGACGTGGAAGCACACGGCGGACGTGACGCCGAGCGCGGACTACCTCGAACTCCTCCCCTACCTCGTGGACGAACTCGCGGTGGTGCGGACGCCGACGGACGACGCGGTCGCGAGCGCGACCGAGCAGGCGGAGACGGTGCGCGAGTTCTACCGCGCGACGGACGGCGGAACGAACGGCGGCCGGTACGTCCGGCCGGCCGCGGCGGACTCCGTCGAGCAGTCGTGGGCGGGCGAGGGCACGCCCATCGGCGCGAGCAAGGCGATGGTGGAGGCGTACGAGAACCGCATCAACCGCTCGCTCGCGGCCGGCGACATCAGCATCACCGTCGTCTGCAACGACGCGGACATGGTCGAGGAGCGGGACATGACGCACACGGTGTACGGGTCGCGCGACCAACTCCCGTTCGACGTGCGCCAGCACGAACGCCTCACGAAGGCGGAACTCAAGGAGGTGTTGGCGGCCGAGACGGACTTCCTGCACTACATCGGCCACATCGACGAGGAGGGTATCGAGTGCGCGGACGGGAAGCTCGCGCTCGACGACATCGAGACGACGGGCGTCGATGCGTTCTTCCTGAACGCGTGTTCGTCGTATCGCGCCGGTTCGAAGCTCGTGGAGGCGGGCGCTATCGGCGGTATCGTCACGCTGAGCGACGTGTTGAACAACGCGGCGGTGACGATGGGGCGGACGCTCGCGCGCCTCCTGAACGTCGGGTATCCGCTGAACGTCGCGCTCGAAACCGCGCGCAACGAGAGTTACGCGGGCGGCCAGTACGTCACCGTCGGGGACGGCGGCCTCGGCATCGTCCAACCGGAGTCGAACCTCCCCGACCTCGTGGAGGTGACAGACGTGCGGGACGACACTGTGGACATCACGTACCGGACGTTCCTCACGCGGTCGTTCGACCTCGGGACGATGATGGCGCCGACGATACGGAACGAGTCGATGTACTATCTCGCGCCGGTGAAGGACGGACTGACGTACACGCTGAGCGTCGAGGAACTAGTGGAGTTCGTGCAGCAACAGACGCCGATTCGGTTCGAGGGGTCGTTACACTGGGCGGATACGTTCGATTTCTCGCGGTTGGATTAG
- a CDS encoding branched-chain amino acid ABC transporter permease, whose amino-acid sequence MSDTLTSKLNPLSLPLRQQLGLLALALLGLTPFWMGFLYAGDQGLLHIRTITIAMFIGMFAMSWDSVSGYTGQISFGHAVFFAIGGYGSALLNLGWGVPPVAAVALGTVLAAVAGLLIGVPALRLEGPYLSLVTLVAPLILLQIFIFRSDVFGGELGISNPDPLVSTSGFAQETYVFFYVAFALFVAILAVLLAVTRSDAGSVLTAIREDEDAVAASGLNPAKFKTFAFVLSASVGGLAGAVFVHTPMASPTPSQLLAQTVSIEVIIAAVLGGMGTIVGAALGGMFLSVFRSQLSNVGLTVPGLDVSVGDLDLVIFAVVTLIILFALPGGVLRWGLVAGRKLIGADSAAADGGRTPVEQTLEKFREFFRGGRDD is encoded by the coding sequence ATGTCGGACACACTCACCTCGAAGCTGAACCCGCTGTCGCTCCCGCTCCGCCAACAACTCGGCCTGCTCGCGCTCGCGCTCCTGGGCCTCACGCCGTTCTGGATGGGGTTCCTGTACGCGGGCGACCAGGGCCTCCTGCACATCCGCACCATCACGATAGCGATGTTCATCGGGATGTTCGCGATGAGCTGGGATTCGGTGTCGGGCTACACGGGCCAGATAAGCTTCGGTCACGCGGTCTTCTTCGCCATCGGCGGGTACGGGAGCGCCCTCCTGAACCTCGGGTGGGGCGTCCCGCCGGTCGCGGCGGTCGCGCTCGGCACGGTGCTGGCGGCGGTCGCCGGCCTCCTCATCGGCGTGCCCGCGCTCCGCCTCGAAGGCCCCTACCTGTCGCTCGTGACGCTGGTCGCGCCGCTCATCCTCCTCCAGATATTCATCTTCCGGAGCGACGTGTTCGGCGGCGAACTCGGCATCTCGAACCCCGACCCGCTCGTCTCGACGAGTGGGTTCGCGCAGGAGACGTACGTGTTCTTCTACGTCGCGTTCGCGCTGTTCGTCGCGATACTCGCCGTCCTTCTCGCGGTGACGCGCTCGGACGCGGGGTCCGTGCTCACGGCGATTCGGGAGGACGAGGACGCCGTTGCGGCGTCCGGCCTGAACCCGGCGAAGTTCAAGACGTTCGCGTTCGTGCTGTCCGCGAGCGTCGGCGGGCTGGCGGGCGCGGTGTTCGTGCACACGCCGATGGCGAGTCCGACGCCGAGCCAACTGCTCGCGCAGACGGTGAGCATCGAAGTCATCATCGCCGCCGTCCTCGGCGGGATGGGAACCATCGTCGGCGCGGCGCTCGGCGGGATGTTCCTCAGCGTCTTCCGCAGCCAGCTCAGCAACGTCGGCCTGACCGTTCCCGGTCTCGACGTGAGCGTCGGCGACCTCGACCTCGTCATCTTCGCCGTCGTCACCCTGATAATCCTATTCGCGCTCCCCGGCGGCGTGCTCCGCTGGGGGTTGGTCGCGGGCCGGAAGCTCATCGGGGCGGACAGCGCGGCCGCTGACGGCGGCCGGACGCCGGTCGAGCAGACGCTGGAGAAGTTCCGCGAGTTCTTCCGGGGTGGTCGCGATGACTGA
- a CDS encoding ABC transporter ATP-binding protein — translation MTEYAPDDGLLVLNDLRKEFGGLTAVDDLSFVVEEGEILGFIGPNGAGKSTTFNCVTGAYAPTSGSVHYHGEDVTGEPAYEMVKRGMARTFQSFKPLDDRTVLRNVALALAPDKLFSLSGLRGETEERARELCERVGLGDRVHQTPDELPHAGLLRLELGRALATDPDLLLVDEPFAGLSSGEVAELSDLLTDLRDEGITLVVVDHNMRGLLSLIDRAIVIQFGAKIAEGTPEEIRNDETVQEAYLGGDDSLGESSSRQAESDGGDEI, via the coding sequence ATGACTGAGTACGCGCCCGACGACGGCCTGCTCGTCCTGAACGACCTCCGGAAGGAGTTCGGCGGGCTGACCGCCGTGGACGACCTCTCCTTCGTCGTGGAGGAGGGCGAAATCCTCGGGTTCATCGGGCCGAACGGCGCGGGGAAGTCAACGACGTTCAACTGCGTCACCGGTGCGTACGCGCCGACGAGCGGGAGCGTCCACTACCACGGCGAGGACGTGACGGGCGAACCCGCCTACGAGATGGTGAAACGCGGGATGGCGCGCACCTTCCAGTCGTTCAAGCCGCTGGACGACCGCACCGTCCTCCGGAACGTCGCGCTCGCGCTCGCGCCGGACAAGCTGTTCTCGCTCTCCGGCCTCCGCGGGGAGACCGAAGAGCGCGCGCGCGAACTCTGCGAGCGCGTCGGTCTCGGCGACCGCGTCCACCAGACGCCGGACGAACTCCCGCACGCGGGCCTGCTCCGGCTCGAACTCGGCCGCGCGCTCGCGACCGACCCCGACCTCCTGCTCGTGGACGAACCCTTCGCGGGGCTGTCGAGCGGCGAGGTCGCGGAACTGAGCGACCTCCTCACCGACCTCCGCGACGAGGGTATCACGCTGGTCGTCGTCGACCACAACATGCGCGGCCTGCTCTCCCTCATCGACCGCGCCATCGTCATCCAGTTCGGCGCGAAAATCGCGGAAGGCACGCCGGAGGAGATACGGAACGACGAGACGGTGCAGGAAGCCTACCTGGGGGGTGACGATTCGCTCGGCGAATCGTCATCACGTCAGGCGGAGTCTGACGGAGGGGACGAGATATGA
- the msrB gene encoding peptide-methionine (R)-S-oxide reductase MsrB: MVEKSDEEWRAELTDEEYRILREAGTERKFTGEFIGKDDDGAYVCAGCGTTLFDSETKFDDESSGWPSFYDAVEGSVEFRDDDSLGMRRIEVRCAECGGHLGHVFEDGPDPTGKRYCINSAALDFEES, translated from the coding sequence ATGGTCGAGAAATCCGACGAGGAGTGGCGCGCGGAACTCACGGACGAGGAGTACCGCATCCTCCGCGAGGCCGGGACGGAGCGGAAGTTCACGGGCGAGTTCATCGGGAAGGACGACGACGGCGCGTACGTCTGCGCGGGCTGCGGGACGACGCTGTTCGACTCCGAGACGAAGTTCGACGACGAGTCCTCCGGCTGGCCGAGTTTCTACGACGCCGTCGAGGGAAGCGTGGAGTTCCGGGACGACGACAGCCTCGGGATGCGCCGCATCGAAGTGCGCTGTGCGGAGTGCGGCGGCCACCTCGGCCACGTCTTCGAGGACGGCCCCGACCCGACCGGGAAGCGCTACTGCATCAACTCCGCCGCACTCGACTTCGAGGAATCGTAG